A stretch of DNA from Camelus ferus isolate YT-003-E chromosome 18, BCGSAC_Cfer_1.0, whole genome shotgun sequence:
CTGTTTGGTGTTTGTCACTCAGTGTTGGTCCTTTGCCTCTCCGGTTCTAGGAGCTGGTGCTCCCAGGACCACCACAGTGTGGTGCATTCACAGACCACCTTTCTCCTTGGGACAGCTGCAGGCACACAGAATCATCGCCTGCTTCCATTCAGCCATGCTTTGAGCTAGTCCGTGTATAACACATGCTGCATTACCAGGCCTGTGCTGGGGCTGGCGATACAGCTGTGGACAAGGCCGCCTCGCTGGGTGTCTGCCATCTGAGGTGGACAGGAGGACCTGGACCATCATACTCATTTGAGTGTATGGCCGCCAGAGTTCTGGCCAGTACCATAGAGGAGAAGTTCATGTGACCGGTGGCCCAGGAAAGCCTCTGTGAATGATGCAGCTGGGCGGGAATGACTGGGAGAAGAACGTCTTAGGAGATGGGTGTAAACTCTCTGAACCTGATTGCTGATCAGCAAGGCCCAGGCACAGAAACTGGGATGCAGACTGGCCAGAGAGGGCGGGCTTCTGCATCCATGGGATTTTAACATTTATCTAGGGTGTCCTCTGTGGTTAATGGTGCCTCCTGGGGCAGCCTGGAGCCCCAGATGGAACTAGGACCTGGGTTtgtgtcccagctctgctgttgaCCCCCTGGCTGTCCTTGAGCCTTGGTCCTTTCTGAGacaccatttttttccccatctttggCATAGCAGGTGTTAATATGTCTCACAAACAAACCTACTTTGGAAACGGTGGAGTCTTCACACAGGTGTCAGGGGTCATCATGGCCTCAGTCCATGAAGGATTTGGGGTGACTCATGAAAATACAGACAGTATGAAAGGATACACTTAGCAGCTGGGCCAGAGGGAAATTATTGCTAAAAGTACAGAAGCAGGACTGATGCTTAGCACCCGGAATTCACCCGCTGTGTCTTCCTGAACATCTGTAGAGGTAGGGAAGCCGCTTGATTGCCTCTAATTCTTTCTGGCTGGCTGAGCAAAGAGACAGGATCAGGTACTAGGTTCACGGTATGCCTCTACAGTAAGTCCAAGTGCCTTCCTtgggccaggcaccatgctgggtGTTGGGGTCACACAATTGACTTAAGGTATTAGGAAAAAAGTGACTCTGgaaaagcatgattttttttttccctgcactgAGGCTGACTCTGGCAGGGCCACCATGTGCGTCAATAACcacttgtctgtcttgtttacagGTCTCCTGGACGCTCTGGGCAATGAACCTGAGACCCCAGCCCAGAGTGGTCTGAATcagctggggaaggcagagggcatCCTGGGGAAGATGGCCATGGCCCCAAGCCCATCCCTGGCTCAGGTGTACACCAGCCCTGTGGCAGTGGCCGTGTGGGAATGGCAGGATGGGCTGGGCACCTGGCATCCCTACAGTGCCACCGTCTGCAGCTACATCGAGCAGCAGTTTATCCAGCAGAAAGGCCAGCGCtttgggctggggagcctggccCACAGCATCCCCTTAGGTCAAGCTGACCCCTCGCTGGCTCCTTACATCATCGACCTCCCCAGTTGGACACAGTTCCGTCAGGACACTGGTAATAAGACACTTACTGCCTCCAGTATATGTCCAAGTGCCTGCCTTCGGCCAGGTGCTGTGCTACGTGTTGGGTCACAGAATTGACTCTCAGCTTCGTCCTTATCCTGAAACACACATGGTCAGGACAAAGGTGCTGTGAGTGATAGCAGGTACCACACAGTGTGAGAGCTACCTCTTAGTGGTAGAGGTTGCCTTGGGAACACGGTGCAGAGGCACTTTCCCACagtcccagcccctttcccaaatCAGAAATGCCTGCAGATTCACACCCTGCTAGTTCAGAGGGCCTGGTGATGAATTCTGGCTTCACTGTGTGATAGCTTTGTCACCTGGGTGTGTTACCTCACTCTCCTGTGCACCCaggtttcttctgtgtgtgtgttttgatatTACTGAGCATAGGGCCGCCACCTTCTTCCCAAAGTTGTGCCCTGTCTATCCCTGTAATCCAGTGGTTCTCACCTGGGGGTGATTGGGACATTGGACAATGTcgggagacatttttgattgtcacgaCTGTGGGGCGGGGTACCGCTGGcgtctagtgggtagaggctagGGATGCTCCTGAACATCCTACAACATGCAGGGCTGGCCCCAAAACAAAGAACTGTTGGCCCAGATTGTCACCAGTATCCAGCCTGAAAAACTTTGCTCTAATCCCTGTAGTGGCCTCCTCGGTCATGTGAGAACTAAGGGTTTTAGGCAGCGGATGCAGATcaaagcccctgccctcatgATGTTTGCAGTCACGGTGAAAGGCAGTGAACAAGATGAATAACACATGAACTGTATGTTAGACAGCAGCAAGTGTTTATCAGGGAGTGGATGTATAAAGTGTAGGGAGAGGTTGATTTGAAGCTTGAGTTCTGGTGGCCTGGTcaccaggaagggctggggacagacctgaaggaagggcaggagggaggggcaggttgTGCAGGGCTTTTCCGTCCCTCGAAGGGACTTTGGCTTTTCTTCTGAAaggaggagccctgggaggaTTTGGACAGAGGAGTGATGTAATCCGATTTGGGGTTAAGAGTATCCCTCTGGCTGCCGTGGTCGGAGGCAAGGGCTGAGGTCGGGAGACCAGGTAGAAGGTAATTGCAGTCGTCACCTTTTGGCAAGTGCTGTTGGAGGCATGGCccaaattgatttttcttttctctctttgatcGTCAGGTTTGGCttattaagaataaatataagCTAACCACAGGTGTTTCCTAATAGTTGCTACCTGAGAAGTCAGGGAATGGTACATCCGTGTGAGAGAATTGTGTAACAGTTAATAATGGATTTTACAAAGTTTCAGAGACATAAATACTTATAGCGTAATACGTGAAAGTAGCAGGAAAGTATTCAGTGTGATTGTCAGCTATACCCAAACGTACGTGCCTAGAAGCCTAAGTGGGGTGAAATATATTGCAGTAGAACTTGTGTGCCTTCCTTTTGGTGGTTGGATTACAGATGATTTAATTCTCATcagacatttttgttttcagtttattttttaacattttttattgaattataattgacttCCAATGCCATaatagtttctggtatacagcatagtgattcagttatatatatatatgcatatgtgtattcttttttcatgttctgtctcattataggctattacaagatattgaatgtagttccctgtgctatgcagtaggatcTTGTTATGTATCTATTGTATATAAAgtatttgtatctgctaatccttaCTGGTTTGTTATCTGCTAATTTATCAgctaatttatcctcccccactttccccttggtaactgtaagtttgttttctatgtctgtgaatctctttctgttttgtaagtaacttcatttgtatcctttttttagattccacatacacttaatatcatatgatacttgtcttccTCTTtgtgactgacttcacttagtataataatcttcaggtccttccatgttgctgcaagtggcattatttcattcttttttaatggctgagtagtattccctttgtgtttgtgtgtgtgtgtgtgtgtgtgtatgtgtatatgtatgtatgtgtgtatgtacacacatacacacatatatcatgtcttctttatccaatcatctgttgatggacatttaggttgcttccatgtcttggctgttgtaagtagtgctgctgtgaacattggggtgcatgtatcttttcaaattagagttttctctggatatatgcccaagagtgggattcctggatcatatggcaactctatttttagttttttaaggcatctccatactgttttccattgtggctgcaccaaattacattcttgccaacagtgtaggagggttcccttttctccacaccctctccagcatttattgtttgtggactctttaatgatagctattctgacccgtgtgaggtgatacctcattgtagttttgacttgcatttctctgataattagtgacattccatctttttatatgcctgttggccatctgtatgtcttcttggagaaatgtctatttaggtcttctgcccatttttgatggggtcgtttgattttttttgttgctgagttgtatgagctgtttgtatattctagaaactaatcccttgtcagtctcatcatttgcagatattttctccccatctgtaggttgtcttttcgttttgtttatggtttcctttattgtgcaaaagcttataaatttgattagggcccatttgtttatttttgcttttatttctgttgcctggggagactgacctaggaaaacataaagctacgatttatgtcagagaatgttttgcctgtgttctcttctagatTTATAGTgtcctgttttcagtttcttaagtcAGGCTACATAGGTTTCATCATTAGGAATATTTTGAGAAGCCTCATGGAGTCTAAGCTACAGCTGTTCTTTGACCTAAGCTTCTAGCATCCCTTACTCCTGCTGAGAAGCGCTGGTCCCCCTCTGCCCCTTGATCCCTTTGTTTCCTTAGAGAGAGCTCTCTACCCTTTACCCCAAATTTGGAAAGAATAATCAATGCCAGCCTTTAGGTCAAACAACAGCATGACTCATCTATCCACTGTGGtcatactgttttattttgggtgtaggaaataagaattttaaaactccaCTTGGTTTGGGTGGGGGGGGCTAGAAGATTAACCATTTACGTGCAATACTCCTTTTAAAACAGGCACCATGCGGGCTGTGCGGAGGCACCTGTTTCCCCAGCATTCAGCCCCGGGCCGTGGCATCATCTGGGAGTGGCTGAGTGACGATGGCTCCTGGACGGCATATGAAGCCAGCGTCTGTGACTATCTGGAGCAGCAGGTGGCCAGGGGCAACCAGCTCGTGGACTTGGCTCCCCTGGGGTACAACTACACCGTCAACTATGCCACCCACACACAGACCAACAAGACTTCCAGCTTCTGCCGGAGCGTGCGGCGCCAGGCAGGGCCCCCTTACCCGGTGACCACCGTCATTGCTCCGCCAGGCCACACAGGAGTCGCCTGCTCTTGCCATCAGTGCCTCAATAGTGGTGGAACTGGCCCAGTATCAGGCCGCTACCGCCACTCCATGACCAACCTCCCTGCGtaccctgtcccccagcccccccaCAGGACCGCCATTGTTTTTGGGGCTCACCAGGCCTTTGCTCCGTACAGCAAACCCTCACTCTCCGGGGCCAGGTCTGCGCCCAGGCTGAACACCACCaacccctggggtggggccccgCCCTCCCTGGGGAACCAGCCCCTCTACCGCTCCAGCCTCTCCCACTTGGGACCACAGCACCAGCCCCCAGGATCGTCCAGTGCCGGTGGAGCCAGGTATCTTGTGTCAGGGACGGTCGTTTTGTCCACCCTGGTCATCAGGCTTGAGTTTCTGCTCCTGTTTACCTGGGAAGACTCACCCAGTTGCCTGCAGACCCAGCACCTGCCTCCTTGGCTGTCCGAGGAGTTGGGGCATGTGGATCTGAGATCTTTCTGGGAATTGAGAGCACATCGCTTGGGCCTTCTCTGTGGACTTTCACAGAGACGTAAGCAGGCTGGGCTCGGTGCCAACCAGGCCCACCCAGTACTCTGTGAGGCCCCTTCCAGAATGTGGGTCtgtctgttttagaaaaaaacatgTCATGCCTGCCAGCCCAGAAGGGTTATCAGCAGGACTTGAGCTGCTTTTACGAATAGGTCAGCTTTGCCTAGCCTTCTGGGGCTTAAGTTCTTATGAATTAACTGAAGCTAGTTTCTAGATGGTTCTAGAGCTGGGATTCTGGACTTGAGCCAGGCAACTTCCTGGGCTTTGTTGCTTTCTTCTGAGACAGGGCTATTGGTCTCCCCTGATACTTGTTTCTCTGgggtctcccctccccagcctcagggcCCGAGAGGCTACTGATGTGGGCTCCGCTGGTACCATCCAGGTAGGTTACAGAAGGGGAGGTGGCTGGGCTGGATGGCATTACCTTCGCTGCTGGGTTGTGCGTGTTGCTGCCTGCCCTGCTTGCCCTGTGTTGTAAACTGGGAGAAAACCAGGCCAGCCGGCTCTGTTAGTTGAAACAGCCTCAGAGGGGCCTGCCTCCCAACATGGGTGTTCACCTTGACCTCCTCCAGTTTttcaggagctgggaggggcgtTGTTCAATTGCATGGGCCGATCCCTGCTTTGTAAAACAGTCTTCCATGTCTAATTTGTAGGGTGGCCCTCTGCAGTTAACCCTTCTGTAGTGGCTGTTGTAGACCCAGAGGGGGGCTTCATAAACCCCTGACCTCTTAACCCAGTGAAGCTGGGAGGATTGAAAACACTTGGCACCTTAGTCTCCCCAGCAGCTGTGGTATAGTTCTTGAGGCCAAGTGAGTGTCAACAGCATTAGGTGAAAGTTACCGTGTGTGTGTAGGAGAAGGCAGTGGGGTGGGCAGCACCACAGACTGGGGAAACCTGAGACCAGGCAGTATTTACTGGTAGCTGCTGGGAAGGACATAGGAGTGAGTGAAATCAGAATTTGTGATGTGGTGTTTTTTTGGGAACCTACGTAGTTTCAAATCACTTCTTGCTCAATCTGGGTAAAACCTTGGCTGACTGATCTGCCTTGTGCCCCGGGAGGCTTTCTGAGTAGACAGTAACCCATCAAGAAGATGCGTGATTTGTCACTGAGCTGCTGGGTTTAAGTAAATTTCCTGGTAGCTGAAGTTTATCCCTTCAAGCACCAAAACTTGTTTTAATGATGTTGGATGGAAAACTCTCCAAAACATGTCATGCACCCTCTTGTTTCTTTAATTGAAAGCGTGCCGGCTGGTTTAGCATTTTGATGACTTGGGGTGGTGATTATGACCAGCCCTCAATTGCAGCTTTGCCTGTGCCCTGAACCGGCCTGGAAGAAAGGCTCCGGGTTTGCTTTCATCTGCTCTGttcttgctgctgctgttctCCCACCTCTGAAAgcaccctgctccctcctgctgtcGGCTAGGCTCTCTAGACTTGTGTGACTGGTGTCTTGGCTTCCAGTGGGGCCTTGCTCTTCACTCTCTGTAGTCCCTCGTCTTGGCTCTGTTCCCTTTCTgcatctctcttttctccctcttaagATTACTGAGTTGGGCGGGTCACTGTCCTAAATTTCCTTTTGCCCTGATCTGGCTGTGACAGTTCTCAGCTTTTGGTGAgggccctgcccctctcctggagCCACCTGGCTCCTCTGAGACCTGGGAAACAGTGGACATTTGGATTGGGCTGCAGATTGAGCCTCGTACCCACCCTGGGGGACTTTGGGAATTACTCCATTttatagagagagaaagtgaagcTCAGAAAGGGGACTCAGTGCACTCCAAGGCACACAGCTTTGAGTGGAGCTGGCGCTGGAACTGGGGTCCCCAGGCTTCACGTCTTATACTCCTTTTCCCTCACATCCTCAGAGGTTCCCCAGCTGGTGGTGGCCTGTGGGAAGCTGGCAAGAGGCTTTGTATGCCCCACTCTCCAGCCTCCTAGCTCTGCCCCCTGCTTGGGACTGTCAAATCCTGTCAGTGTAGAAGACTCGGAGTTTTCATGTCTTGTGTTCTCAGCTCCATTTGGAAGCTCCTGGAGATGGTTCCAGacggggaaggcagggagggcctAGTAGGTAGACCCAGGaactggagaggcaggagggacacCTGAGGCAGACTGAAGGGAATTCTCAGAAGGGCACTTCATGGGCAAGTGGTGCCCCACATGGGGGAACGTTCTGCCAGTCTGAGCCctgagaggatgggggagggggatcGGTGACCTCTGAGGTTCTGTTCACCTCTGAGGGTCCTCATCTTGGGAACCACTGGATCCTTTTACTGCTTTGTTCTTTCTGATCACAGCAGAGAAATGtatgggggaggagctggggaaagtCACAGGGGAAGCGTCAACATCATGAGACCCCTGAGCAGATAGAACTTGGTCATGGTTCCTGGTCCCAACACGAGGGTAAGCTGCCTGTTGGAAGCCTTACTGCCCGTCTGCTTTCTGCTCTAGTTCTTGGTGGTGGAACCTGAAACTAAGCCTTCTCCCTCAGATATGTGCCTctccagagggaaggaaggacttgCTTCCTGGATCCCCGCTGGGCCAGTGATGCCCAGCCCGCTGAATAGTACAGTGGTGCTGTGGAGCCACGCTTCAGCTTTCCAGGTTGCTGGCTGAGGGCTCAGCTCAGTGTTCCCTGTAGGGTTGGCTTGGAAGATAAACCTGAGATTCAGAGAAACAGGATCAGGAAGAGGGTGGAGTGTGGCTCCAAATTAAACAGTTTAGTGGGGCCAAAACCTTAGCTCACGTATCCTGCACACCCAGC
This window harbors:
- the DTX2 gene encoding probable E3 ubiquitin-protein ligase DTX2 isoform X4 encodes the protein MAMAPSPSLAQVYTSPVAVAVWEWQDGLGTWHPYSATVCSYIEQQFIQQKGQRFGLGSLAHSIPLGQADPSLAPYIIDLPSWTQFRQDTGTMRAVRRHLFPQHSAPGRGIIWEWLSDDGSWTAYEASVCDYLEQQVARGNQLVDLAPLGYNYTVNYATHTQTNKTSSFCRSVRRQAGPPYPVTTVIAPPGHTGVACSCHQCLNSGGTGPVSGRYRHSMTNLPAYPVPQPPHRTAIVFGAHQAFAPYSKPSLSGARSAPRLNTTNPWGGAPPSLGNQPLYRSSLSHLGPQHQPPGSSSAGGASASLPSGPASSPGSIPATVPVQMPKPSRVQQALAGGPPKPEPEPELVIKKYTEELKTAPDEDCIICMEKLSVASGYSDVTDSKTIGPMSVGRLAKCSHAFHLLCLLAMYCTGNKDGSLQCPSCKTIYGEKTGTQPRGKMEVFTFQVSLPGHEDCGTILIVYNIPHGIQGPEHPNPGKPFTARGFPRQCYLPDNAQGRKVLELLKVAWKRRLIFTVGTSSTTGETDTVVWNEIHHKTEMDRNVTGHGYPDPNYLQNVLAELAAQGVTEDCLEQQ